The genome window ATGGCAGCGAGGGACGAAAGAGCGAGCCGAGAAAGCTGCGCATTGATGTTCATGGAGAAGGGGTTGTTACAGGGGCCGACGTGATCTGCCCAGAAGACGTTGAGGTAGTAAACCCTGAGGTTTATCTTGCCACCCTCTCCGATGAGAACGCTCATCTCTCTATGGAGATGGAAGTGGAGATCGGAAAAGGCTATGTGCTTCCCGATCGGCAGGAACGTCGCAGCCAGATGGGGATAGGTGTCATCGCCGTAGGTGCGGCCTTTACACCGGTTCGTAAGGTGAACTACACTGTGGAAGCGACGCGAGTGGCCTCTGATACGAGCTACGAGCGCCTTATCCTAGAGATATGGACGAACGGAACGATCTTCCCCGATGCCGCCCTTCGTGAGGCCGCCCGTATTCTCAATCGCTACTTCAATCTCTTCGCAGAGTATGAGGACGGTGGCTTGCCCCTCTCTTATGAAGAAGGCCCCCTGTCCAATCCCGAAGCGATACCCCATGTACGTATCGAAGAGCTCGATTTCTCTGTACGTACCTATAACTGCCTGAAAAAAGCCGGTATTCTCACCATCGCCGACCTCGTGCGCTACAACGAGGAAGAACTCATGCAGATTCGTAACTTCGGGCGGAAATCGCTCGATGAAGTGCGCGAGCGTCTTGCCATCTATGGCCTGCATCTAAAGGGGGAGACGGCTCTGCCTCCGGGTACCAAACGCCCCACCTCCGATACCGGTACGGAAGATGAGGAGAACGGGGAGGATGAGGAGGAAGAGGCCACTGCCGGCGCTGAGGCAGAATAGAGCGACCCTATTGAGAAAGGAACCTGAAAGAAGATGCGACATCGCAAGGCCTATCGGAAGTTCGGTCTACCCAGCGACCAGCGCCGTGCCTTACTTAAGAGTCTGACGCGCAGCCTTTTGCTGCACGACCGAATCATAACCACGGAAGCGAGGGCCAAAGAGGTTCGTGCGATTGCAGAAAAGCTTGTTACTATCGCGCGCGAAGGAGGTGCCGACGCTCCGATAGAAAAACGGCTTCATGCGCGCCGACTTGTGCGTCGCTTTATAGATAGCAATATAGACGAGTTCGTGCGCGATACCGAACATCGCGGCCCTAAGGGGGGCGCGACCATTGCGCGGAACCCCTACTATGTTATCCCGCGCCTTTTCGATGAGATAGCCCCGCGCTATGTGGGGCGCAATGGGGGCTATACCCGCATCACGAAGATAGGCTTTCGTCGTGGCGATGGGGCTCCTCTCGTTCTGCTTGAGTTCGTGGAGGGCCTGCCAACTGCCCCAACCACTGAGACGGCTGCCCCGACTAAAGAAGGACGCCGCGGGCTTCTTGGGTTGGGCCGTCGGCGAAAGTAGCGCACCCTAAGGCATGGGGCGTTTGGTGCATGTCAGGGCTGTCGTGGAGTACGACGGCACCGATTTCTCTGGATTTCAGCGCCAGCGCCATGCGCGAACGGTGCAGGAAGTGCTGGAGGAAGCAATTGCCAAAAGGCTGGGCCAACCGCTCCATTTTGCCTGTGCTGGTAGGACGGATGCGGGTGTACACGCGCTCGGCCAAGTGGTGAGTTTCGACTGTGAAACACGTGTGCCGAGCGAGAGAATGGCAGTGGCCCTTAACAGTGTGCTGCCGCCAGATGTCTGTGTGAAACAGGCCGAAGAGGTAGATCCGAGCTTTCATGCACGCTATTCGGCGTCGTCGCGAGTCTATCTCTACGTGATCCTAAACCGCAGCACACCTTCCGCGCTACTACATCGCTATAGCGCCTTCTGCTCGGCACCTTTGGATGTCGAGGCCATGCGAAAAGCGGGCAACTGCCTGCTGGGTGAGCATGACTTCGCCTCGTTTGCTAATGAGCTCCTACCAGGGGAGCCTACCGCAAGAGAGCTGATGGCCTGCCACATTCGACGCAGGGGTGAGTTAGTGACCATTCGTGTGGAAGCAAACGCCTTCTTGCGCGGCATGGTGCGTACCATTGTGGGTACGCTCATGGAGATAGGCAAGGGAAAACGTGCTTGGGAGGATGTGCCCTGCCTACTGGCTGCGCGTGATAGGCGCCTCGCAGGGCCCACAGCACCGCCACAAGGGCTTTTCTTGCTTCATGTGCGTTATGGGCAACGAAAACGTTATGGTGAGCAGAAGGATAAAGATTCTTGTGAAGAGTACGGAGAATAGTATATGAGAAAGCATGGAACCTATTTTGCACGCAAAGAGGATGTGGAGGCACAGCGCCTCTGGTATGTAGTGGATGCCACGGGGCGCCCTCTTGGGCGTCTAGCTGCAGAGGTCGCGCGCCTTTTGCGAGGTAAGCATAAGCCTATCTTCACCCCGAACGTAGATACGGGCGACCATGTGATCGTAATCAACGCCGAAAAAGTAGTGTTAACGGGTAGAAAATCCCATGAGGTGGTTCGACATCATTCCGGATGGCCTGGCGCTCTTAAAGAGATCGAAAGGCGCTATGAGTTAGAACGGCATCCAGAGGAGGCGATTCGGCGCGTTGTACGAGGCATGCTTCCGCATAATCGGTTGGGCGATGCCATCATAAAGAAGCTGAAGGTCTATCGCGGACCGGAGCATCCTCATGCGGCTCAAAAGCCTGTCGTCTATCAACACGGCGCTCGAAAAGGAGGAGAATAGCCCATGGTGATGGAAGCGGTACGTTACTACGGTACGGGAAAACGGAAGAATGCCGTTGCACGCGTGTGGCTTAAACCCGGAACGGGGAATCTCGTTATCAACGGACGTCCTGGCGAGAAGTATCTAGGCCGGCGACTGCTTCTCCATATGGTTCAGCAGCCTTTTGTATTGACGAATCGAGTAGGCCAGTTCGACGTGATTGCACGGTGCCATGGGGGAGGCATATCCGGTCAGGCAGGAGCTATCCGCCACGGGATCGCTAAGGCGCTTTTAGAAGTGGATCCGGAGCTGCGGCCTATTTTAAGACGAAATGGGCTGCTGACGCGTGACCCACGCGTGAAAGAGCGCAAGAAGTATGGGCGCAAGCGTGCTCGACGGGGATTCCAGTTCAGCAAGCGCTAGGCAGTGGGGTTTGGTGAAACATGCAGAGGTGCTGCATATCCCAACGATGGAAAAAGCCGATGAGAGGAACGCTTCTGTTTCTCTCTTCGGCTTTCGCCTTCTTCTGGTTTGCAGGGGCTTGTCCCTCCGCCCTCGGCGATGCGACCCTTACGCTGCAGCTACCTCCCTCAAAGGCTGCTCTTCAAGCGAAGGCCGAAGCGGAACGCGCCGCGTTAGCCCGGCGACAGGCAGAACGGCGAACAGCTTCCCATAAAACACAGGCGAGCGCTCTCTCCGATCGTTTACTGCCCTCACGAGGATGGTCGCATGGGCGCTACGTAGTGGGCGGCCTAGGTGTCATCGTTCATCCAAGCGGCATCTATCGTCTGTACACTTCACGCTCGGCACAACTATCGCGCGTGGTTCCCGGAACCGATGTAGCCATTGTGGACAGCCGAGGTGGATGGCTGGGTATCCTTATGAGCGACTACTCGACCGGCTGGATACCTGCCGATCGTGTGAAGATCATTCCCGACTATCAGGTTACCTCAGATACGCCAGTAGAACCCCGCTCAAACGCCCTATTGGGCAGCTATCCTGACATCTATCCCCATACCGACACCCCTTTCTTCCAAGGCAATGCCCAGGAGCTGCTTTCCATAGCCTATAGCTACTTGGGAGTTCCCTACGTTTGGGGAGGAGAAAGCCGCGAAGGACTGGACTGTTCCGGCTTTGTGCAGAAGGTGTTTGGCAAGTTAGGCTACCATCTACCACGCACCGCAGCCGAACAGATGGCTGTTGGTATCCCTGTGCCTGTTGACCAGTTGCAACCTGGCGACCGTCTCTATTTCGAGCCTTCCTCAACGCCACCCTACGTTCGACATACCGGAATCTACATAGGGAACGGTTACTTTATCCACTCTTCTGTTAGCGGGCACGGCGTAGCAATCAACCGCCTTGATGAAGGAATGTGGCCGCGTATTTTTGTTTGTGCCCGCCGCTAAAAGAGTAATTGGGGGCATTTCTCCGCTTATTTATGAAACGAAGGCTTTTCCCTAAGGAGAGACGGCAACAACCTCGTTCGAAGGTACCTTTTGCGAGCCCTGTATATGCAAAAGGTGGATTCTAGCTCCCGGTTTCCAGATAGGGGTCGTGCTGTTCCAATAGGCACAGTAAGCTTTGCGGCCATCAATGGTGTCAGTCCAGCCATCTTCCCCTTTGCCGTGTAGGAGGACGACACGGGTATAGGGTTGAATGGCCTCGTCGG of Chthonomonas calidirosea T49 contains these proteins:
- a CDS encoding lamin tail domain-containing protein; amino-acid sequence: MLRIVEICPSTRGRGGYVVLQNCGLVSVNLKGWAICSEAYLQNDPERLAQEIYIFKADEAIQPYTRVVLLHGKGEDGWTDTIDGRKAYCAYWNSTTPIWKPGARIHLLHIQGSQKVPSNEVVAVSP
- the rplM gene encoding 50S ribosomal protein L13; protein product: MRKHGTYFARKEDVEAQRLWYVVDATGRPLGRLAAEVARLLRGKHKPIFTPNVDTGDHVIVINAEKVVLTGRKSHEVVRHHSGWPGALKEIERRYELERHPEEAIRRVVRGMLPHNRLGDAIIKKLKVYRGPEHPHAAQKPVVYQHGARKGGE
- the rpsI gene encoding 30S ribosomal protein S9, whose protein sequence is MVMEAVRYYGTGKRKNAVARVWLKPGTGNLVINGRPGEKYLGRRLLLHMVQQPFVLTNRVGQFDVIARCHGGGISGQAGAIRHGIAKALLEVDPELRPILRRNGLLTRDPRVKERKKYGRKRARRGFQFSKR
- the truA gene encoding tRNA pseudouridine(38-40) synthase TruA, giving the protein MGRLVHVRAVVEYDGTDFSGFQRQRHARTVQEVLEEAIAKRLGQPLHFACAGRTDAGVHALGQVVSFDCETRVPSERMAVALNSVLPPDVCVKQAEEVDPSFHARYSASSRVYLYVILNRSTPSALLHRYSAFCSAPLDVEAMRKAGNCLLGEHDFASFANELLPGEPTARELMACHIRRRGELVTIRVEANAFLRGMVRTIVGTLMEIGKGKRAWEDVPCLLAARDRRLAGPTAPPQGLFLLHVRYGQRKRYGEQKDKDSCEEYGE
- a CDS encoding C40 family peptidase, whose protein sequence is MRGTLLFLSSAFAFFWFAGACPSALGDATLTLQLPPSKAALQAKAEAERAALARRQAERRTASHKTQASALSDRLLPSRGWSHGRYVVGGLGVIVHPSGIYRLYTSRSAQLSRVVPGTDVAIVDSRGGWLGILMSDYSTGWIPADRVKIIPDYQVTSDTPVEPRSNALLGSYPDIYPHTDTPFFQGNAQELLSIAYSYLGVPYVWGGESREGLDCSGFVQKVFGKLGYHLPRTAAEQMAVGIPVPVDQLQPGDRLYFEPSSTPPYVRHTGIYIGNGYFIHSSVSGHGVAINRLDEGMWPRIFVCARR
- a CDS encoding DNA-directed RNA polymerase subunit alpha, yielding MEITLPNIQTLEKSRTYGKFVVEPLERGYGVTLGNSLRRVLLSSIPGAAITYVKIDKVLHEFDTIPGVKEDTTELLLNLKELHIKVYHDGSEGRKSEPRKLRIDVHGEGVVTGADVICPEDVEVVNPEVYLATLSDENAHLSMEMEVEIGKGYVLPDRQERRSQMGIGVIAVGAAFTPVRKVNYTVEATRVASDTSYERLILEIWTNGTIFPDAALREAARILNRYFNLFAEYEDGGLPLSYEEGPLSNPEAIPHVRIEELDFSVRTYNCLKKAGILTIADLVRYNEEELMQIRNFGRKSLDEVRERLAIYGLHLKGETALPPGTKRPTSDTGTEDEENGEDEEEEATAGAEAE